One Glycine max cultivar Williams 82 chromosome 6, Glycine_max_v4.0, whole genome shotgun sequence DNA segment encodes these proteins:
- the LOC102664649 gene encoding squamosa promoter-binding-like protein 13A isoform X1, with product MDWNLKAPSWDLVDHVDKATTLQQNIGTKEEQNRFGVYRMKGEFSVDLKLGHHHVGNSGTESALANKSKDAAAASGAAASAGVSKMASSPSGSSKRARTISSTSLTVSCLVDGCNSDLSNCRDYHRRHKVCELHSKTPEVTIAGLKQRFCQQCSRFHSLEQFDERKRSCRKRLDGHNRRRRKPQPEPLSRPGSFLSNYQGTQLLPFSGPHVYASTAMVSPDWSGALVTSSADARLHNHNHHHHQQDLFLGSSHKEGKQVAFLHSNHHPSTLSNQNPPPFPSPSICHTLLRTRPLSETCGGGARSKMFCESLTTTTTASNNNNNSLHDTIPCALSLLSSSQTHTPGGNGLNQMVQQPPPPSMSLMMQPLGLSLQDNNNNSLESVDHCSSIYSLASDHHGSHCNEAAPQLFPFQWE from the exons atggacTGGAATTTGAAAGCACCTTCTTGGGATTTGGTGGATCATGTGGATAAGGCAACAACCTTACAACAAAACATAGGAACAAAGGAGGAGCAAAACAGATTTGGAGTTTATAGAATGAAAGGGGAGTTTTCTGTTGACTTGAAGCTTGGTCATCATCATGTGGGGAATTCTGGCACTGAATCAGCACTAGCCAACAAGTCCAAAGATGCTGCTGCTGCTAGTGGTGCTGCTGCTTCTGCAGGAGTTTCCAAAATGGCATCTTCACCTTCAGGGTCTTCTAAGAGAGCTAGAACCATAAGCAGCACATCACTCACAGTGTCATGCCTTGTTGATGGGTGCAATTCAGATCTTAGCAATTGTAGAGATTACCATAGGCGCCATAAGGTGTGTGAACTCCATTCCAAGACCCCAGAGGTCACAATTGCTGGCCTCAAGCAAAGGTTCTGCCAACAATGTAGCAG GTTCCATTCGCTGGAGCAATttgatgaaagaaaaagaagctgCAGAAAACGTTTAGATGGACACAATAGAAGGAGAAGAAAGCCCCAGCCAGAACCTCTCTCGCGACCTGGTAGTTTTTTGTCGAATTACCAAG GCACCCAATTGCTACCCTTCTCAGGTCCACACGTATATGCTTCCACTGCCATGGTTAGCCCAGATTGGAGTGGTGCACTTGTGACTTCCTCTGCAGATGCTAGGTTGCACAaccacaaccaccaccaccaccaacaagaCCTTTTTCTCGGATCTTCTCACAAAGAAGGGAAGCAAGTAGCATTCTTACACAGCAACCATCATCCCTCCACACTCAGCAACCAAAACCCGCCACCTTTCCCATCCCCTTCCATCTGCCACACGCTTCTCAGGACCCGCCCTCTATCAGAAACCTGCGGCGGAGGAGCGAGAAGCAAAATGTTCTGTGAAAgcttaacaacaacaacaacagcaagtaataataataacaactcgCTGCATGACACTATTCCTTGTGCTCTCTCTCTTCTGTCATCATCACAGACGCACACACCAGGAGGGAATGGTTTGAACCAAATGGTACAGCAGCCTCCTCCTCCCTCAATGTCCCTCATGATGCAGCCCTTAGGCCTTAGCTTGCAggataataacaacaacagcTTAGAGTCTGTGGATCATTGTTCCTCCATATATAGCTTGGCTTCTGATCATCATGGATCCCACTGCAATGAAGCAGCCCCTCAACTGTTTCCCTTTCAATGGGAATAG
- the LOC102664649 gene encoding squamosa promoter-binding-like protein 13A isoform X2 has product MKGEFSVDLKLGHHHVGNSGTESALANKSKDAAAASGAAASAGVSKMASSPSGSSKRARTISSTSLTVSCLVDGCNSDLSNCRDYHRRHKVCELHSKTPEVTIAGLKQRFCQQCSRFHSLEQFDERKRSCRKRLDGHNRRRRKPQPEPLSRPGSFLSNYQGTQLLPFSGPHVYASTAMVSPDWSGALVTSSADARLHNHNHHHHQQDLFLGSSHKEGKQVAFLHSNHHPSTLSNQNPPPFPSPSICHTLLRTRPLSETCGGGARSKMFCESLTTTTTASNNNNNSLHDTIPCALSLLSSSQTHTPGGNGLNQMVQQPPPPSMSLMMQPLGLSLQDNNNNSLESVDHCSSIYSLASDHHGSHCNEAAPQLFPFQWE; this is encoded by the exons ATGAAAGGGGAGTTTTCTGTTGACTTGAAGCTTGGTCATCATCATGTGGGGAATTCTGGCACTGAATCAGCACTAGCCAACAAGTCCAAAGATGCTGCTGCTGCTAGTGGTGCTGCTGCTTCTGCAGGAGTTTCCAAAATGGCATCTTCACCTTCAGGGTCTTCTAAGAGAGCTAGAACCATAAGCAGCACATCACTCACAGTGTCATGCCTTGTTGATGGGTGCAATTCAGATCTTAGCAATTGTAGAGATTACCATAGGCGCCATAAGGTGTGTGAACTCCATTCCAAGACCCCAGAGGTCACAATTGCTGGCCTCAAGCAAAGGTTCTGCCAACAATGTAGCAG GTTCCATTCGCTGGAGCAATttgatgaaagaaaaagaagctgCAGAAAACGTTTAGATGGACACAATAGAAGGAGAAGAAAGCCCCAGCCAGAACCTCTCTCGCGACCTGGTAGTTTTTTGTCGAATTACCAAG GCACCCAATTGCTACCCTTCTCAGGTCCACACGTATATGCTTCCACTGCCATGGTTAGCCCAGATTGGAGTGGTGCACTTGTGACTTCCTCTGCAGATGCTAGGTTGCACAaccacaaccaccaccaccaccaacaagaCCTTTTTCTCGGATCTTCTCACAAAGAAGGGAAGCAAGTAGCATTCTTACACAGCAACCATCATCCCTCCACACTCAGCAACCAAAACCCGCCACCTTTCCCATCCCCTTCCATCTGCCACACGCTTCTCAGGACCCGCCCTCTATCAGAAACCTGCGGCGGAGGAGCGAGAAGCAAAATGTTCTGTGAAAgcttaacaacaacaacaacagcaagtaataataataacaactcgCTGCATGACACTATTCCTTGTGCTCTCTCTCTTCTGTCATCATCACAGACGCACACACCAGGAGGGAATGGTTTGAACCAAATGGTACAGCAGCCTCCTCCTCCCTCAATGTCCCTCATGATGCAGCCCTTAGGCCTTAGCTTGCAggataataacaacaacagcTTAGAGTCTGTGGATCATTGTTCCTCCATATATAGCTTGGCTTCTGATCATCATGGATCCCACTGCAATGAAGCAGCCCCTCAACTGTTTCCCTTTCAATGGGAATAG
- the LOC100815778 gene encoding F-box/LRR-repeat protein At5g63520, whose protein sequence is MEKPSSSLSSSRRKSSTMVKASTDANTSLSMLNEDLLQNILARLPSLHFASAACVSKSWNSLCSRILSRPKLSSAISLNPSLPDAVNEVVHKVLSEPIRPHFAIANIGTGFNTAKTLCLIRKSLGFNIPVIVTVANGIMGRDAVTDEFKEVKWGALFSGFGEESYTRFINEGLVLTVGYLPGLKVEALPLRRPTKTSQATWVDNFIKDIKEYSASVSSSPFPVGIILFGEASSDMKLVLEKLDHAMPMDMVIVGDERGSFDFVHKSGNDSRIICSKKGNIEAVALVFAQDRDRSLGTIRFHVALSNGVSTVGPRYKAASVKSNNADCSTWLTARREGQQENLDGQSILLDINNLLDNHIESPDLYIGVIKHRKLSTGAEKPMPRTCIAYHGVVGGDEEYLYVDGIGIKTGDIFQFYYSDPNTALASLTKVHDALKSIHLEKNSKSSKGDGDNATNVFGGIVFACYGRGESFFGRHNVDSSPFLENFPGVPVSGIFCGGEMVRPCTTVIGQCEGASPISCCLHVYSTVYLAMSYTPPSVED, encoded by the exons ATGGAGAAGCCATCGTCGTCGTTGTCGTCGTCGCGAAGAAAATCGAGCACGATGGTGAAAGCTTCAACTGATGCGAACACAAGCCTGAGCATGCTGAACGAGGACCTTCTTCAGAACATTCTAGCGAGGCTTCCTTCTCTACACTTCGCTTCCGCAGCTTGCGTCAGCAAATCATGGAACTCTCTCTGCAGTCGCATCCTCTCTCGCCCCAAGCTCTCTTCGGCGATCTCTCTCAACCCTTCGCTCCCC GATGCTGTCAACGAGGTTGTTCACAAGGTTCTCTCGGAGCCAATTCGACCCCATTTTGCTATTGCCAATATCGGAACTGGATTCAACACTGCCAAGACTCTGTGCCTT ATTAGAAAGTCGTTGGGGTTCAATATTCCTGTTATTGTTACCGTGGCGAATGGTATTATGGGAAGGGATGCTGTAACCGATGAGTTTAAAGAG GTCAAATGGGGTGCCCTTTTTAGCGGCTTTGGAGAGGaatcatatacgaggtttataAACGAAGGCTTAGTTTTGACTGTTGGGTACTTGCCTGGATTGAAAGTTGAAGCATTGCCGTTGCGACGGCCAACAAAG ACATCGCAAGCAACATGGGTTGACAATTTCATAAAGGATATTAAGGAATATTCAGCCTCTGTCTCCAGTAGCCCTTTCCCTGTTGGGATTATATTGTTTGGA GAAGCAAGCAGTGACATGAAATTGGTTCTGGAGAAATTGG aTCATGCCATGCCTATGGACATGGTCATTGTGGGTGATGAGAGAGGCTCTTTTGACTTTGTACACAAAAGTGGGAATGATTCTAGAATCATTTGTAGTAAAAAAGGAAACATAGAAGCTGTTGCTCTTGTATTTGCTCAGGACAGGGACAGGTCTTTGG GAACTATTAGGTTTCATGTTGCATTGTCAAATGGTGTTTCAACTGTGGGTCCCAGATACAAGGCAGCCTCAGTTAAATCAAACAATGCTGATTGTTCAACATGGCTCACTGCTAGGAGGGAAGGGCAACAGGAAAATCTTGACGGTCAGAGTATTCTACTTGATATCAACAATTTG CTGGACAATCATATTGAGTCTCCTGATTTGTACATTGGGGTAATTAAACATAGGAAATTATCCACTGGAGCAGAGAAGCCAATGCCAAGAACTTGTATTGCATATCATGGAGTTGTGGG AGGTGATGAAGAGTATCTATATGTTGATGGCATTGGCATAAAAACAGGAGATATCTTTCAGTTCTACTATTCAGATCCTAATACTGCCTTAGCTTCATTAACCAAGGTCCATGATGCCCTCAAGAGTAttcatctggaaaaaaattccAAGAGTTCCAAGGGTGATGGAGACAACGCTACCAATGTTTTTGGGGGTATTGTTTTTGCTTGTTACGGCCGTGGTGAATCCTTCTTTGGACGTCACAATGTTGACAGCTCTCCTTTCTTAGAGAATTTTCCAGGAGTGCCAGTGTCTGGAATATTTTGTGGTGGAGAAATGGTGCGTCCTTGTACCACTGTGATTGGTCAATGTGAAGGAGCAAGCCCCATTAGTTGCTGTCTGCATGTTTACAGCACTGTCTACTTAGCAATGTCATATACTCCTCCCTCTGTGGAAGATTAG
- the LOC100816313 gene encoding non-specific phospholipase C6 — MGSSKPRSFILLLFVFLCVFATAQEQQQPIKTVVVLVMENRSFDHMLGWMKESINTLINGVTGDECNPVSTKSPRKDSICFTDDAEFVDPDPGHSFEDVLQQVFGSSSGSGSIPSMNGFVEQALSMSSPNLSETVMKGFKPDSVPVYAALVKEFAVFDRWFSSIPGPTQPNRLFVYSATSHGSTSHIKRQLAKGYPQKTIFDSMHENGLDFGIYFQNIPTTLFYRNLRKLKYIWKFHQYDLKFKRDARDGKLPPLTVIEPRYFDLKGIPANDDHPSHDVAHGQMLVKEVYEALRASPQWNETLFVITYDEHGGFFDHVKTPFVNIPNPDGNTGPAPYFFKFDRLGVRVPTIMVSPWIKKGTVISGAKGPAENSEFEHSSIPATIKMIFNLSSNFLTHRDAWAGTFEHVVGELSSPRTDCPVTMPDVTPLRSTEAKENAGLSEFQREVVQLAAVLNGDHFLSSFPDEMSKKMSVKEAHEYVRGAVSRFIRASKEAIKLGADESAIVDMRSSLTTRSSVHN; from the exons ATGGGAAGTAGCAAACCCAGATCCTTCATTCTCCTTCTATTTGTGTTCCTTTGTGTTTTTGCAACGGCACAAGAACAACAGCAACCAATAAAAACCGTTGTTGTTCTGGTCATGGAGAACCGTTCCTTTGACCACATGCTGGGTTGGATGAAAGAGAGTATCAACACACTAATCAATGGGGTCACAGGAGATGAATGCAACCCGGTTTCCACCAAAAGTCCAAGAAAAGATTCAATTTGCTTCACCGATGATGCAGAGTTCGTGGATCCGGATCCGGGCCACTCGTTCGAGGATGTGTTGCAACAGGTATTCGGTTCCAGTTCCGGTTCCGGCTCAATTCCTTCCATGAATGGATTTGTGGAACAAGCATTGTCCATGTCTTCTCCGAACCTCTCTGAGACTGTCATGAAAGGGTTTAAACCGGACTCTGTGCCGGTTTATGCTGCTTTGGTTAAGGAATTTGCTGTTTTTGATAGGTGGTTTTCTTCAATTCCGGGTCCAACACAACCCAATAGGCTTTTTGTGTACTCAGCAACCTCTCATGGCTCAACAAGTCATATCAAGAGGCAGTTAGCGAAAGGGTATCCTCAAAAAACAATCTTTGATTCAATGCATGAGAATGGCCTAGACTTTGGGATTTACTTTCAGAACATACCAACAACTCTGTTCTATAGGAATCTTAGGAAATTGAAGTACATATGGAAGTTCCATCAGTATGATTTGAAGTTCAAGAGGGATGCTAGAGATGGGAAGCTTCCACCCTTGACTGTGATTGAGCCTAGGTACTTTGATTTGAAGGGCATACCGGCGAACGATGATCACCCGTCTCATGATGTTGCACATGGGCAAATGCTGGTTAAGGAGGTTTATGAGGCTCTAAGAGCAAGTCCTCAATGGAATGAAACGCTTTTTGTCATTACATATGATGAACATGGTGGATTTTTTGATCATGTGAAGACCCCTTTTGTCAACATTCCTAATCCAGATGGGAACACCGGACCTGCTCCCTATTTCTTCAAGTTTGATAGGTTAGGGGTTCGGGTGCCAACTATTATGGTCTCTCCTTGGATCAAGAAAGGGACTG TGATAAGTGGCGCCAAAGGACCGGCTGAAAACTCAGAATTTGAGCACTCTTCTATTCCTGCAACCATAAAGATGATTTTCAACCTTTCCTCTAACTTTCTGACTCACAGAGATGCATGGGCTGGGACATTTGAGCATGTTGTTGGGGAGTTAAGTTCACCCAGAACAGATTGCCCAG TGACTATGCCAGACGTGACACCTCTAAGGAGCACTGAAGCAAAAGAAAATGCTGGCCTTTCTGAGTTTCAGAGAGAGGTAGTTCAATTGGCAGCTGTTCTTAATGGGGACCATTTTTTGAGCAGTTTCCCTGATGAAATGAGCAAGAAGATGAGTGTGAAGGAAGCTCACGAGTACGTGCGAGGAGCTGTTTCAAGATTCATAAGAGCCAGCAAGGAGGCCATCAAACTAGGGGCTGATGAGTCTGCTATTGTGGATATGAGATCCTCTCTCACTACTAGATCTTCAGTTCATAATtaa
- the LOC100816835 gene encoding mediator of RNA polymerase II transcription subunit 30: MEEQQSKTTQELAMEGQKYLEETIENAFQILSSMNDELCNPVLWSTSPSASSSPNADATSENSNHHADATTAAAGGGGALEQARSRYKKAVAALRTILTAIPNSQKANAFNASSAASPADEAEIDKLEERASSLRRELANKNLHLKTLIDQLRDLITDISTWHSPFST, translated from the exons ATGGAAGAACAACAATCCAAAACGACGCAAGAGTTGGCGATGGAAGGGCAGAAGTACTTGGAAGAAACCATAGAGAATGCTTTCCAGATCCTTTCTTCCATGAACGACGAGCTCTGCAACCCCGTTTTGTGGTCCACCTCTCCCTCCGCCTCCTCCTCCCCCAACGCCGACGCCACTTCCGAAAACTCCAACCACCACGCCGACGCCACCACCGCCGCTGCTGGCGGCGGAGGCGCCCTCGAACAGGCCCGATCCCGATACAAGAAGGCAGTCGCCGCGCTTCGCACCATTCTCACTGCCATTCCTAACTCCCAGAAG GCAAATGCATTCAATGCCAGTTCAGCTGCTAGCCCTGCTGATGAAGCTGAAATCGATAAGTTGGAGGAGCGAGCCTCTTCTCTAAGAAGG GAGCTTGCCAACAAGAACTTGCACCTAAAGACACTCATAGATCAACTGCGTGATCTTATCACTGATATATCAACATGGCATAGTCCTTTTTCAACCTGA